From a single Triplophysa rosa linkage group LG17, Trosa_1v2, whole genome shotgun sequence genomic region:
- the LOC130568344 gene encoding uncharacterized protein LOC130568344 — MDGEPLEIMALNMALTPEQVQQEAEAIQPHGPSSAQTESSLRDEPPTQRQGVPSHAAESSLPEPTIDEPPTQGQMESLGPDGKPGYDHVVRLANSLVDLRNKGFITQQKVDEIVTLWDKLSEDDKGALIYPARHRERLVKGRFKVSHSKTNVTPGADSLKRCFLECSGPAQWPNASHLVEAVCLALCRIYPAGQTVAGVRVSRRAAILRDYRIIRDVVLDSPRLMAETKLQLFELNQQTLSQWRHNAQTKKQESEVLQQGIQTFASPLVASEPLPPVLFKHVEPVRHGHPAYEFNIPADASGQAVQRVRGQPSSVGAAAVAMPAAAQVQGQPPPVQVGFAVPDPAHLRQATDTAAIAVPAATPPGPKVQITTAWRRRKTAEAAAAQGATKKKRQQTEYVCQKCGQSKTKEFGHSQFRGVHFCAKASGKTVEQWTEEMRRGQH; from the exons ATGGATGGTGAGCCCCTCGAAATCATGGCGCTCAACATGGCGCTCACCCCAGAACAAGTACAGCAGGAGGCAGAGGCCATACAACCTCATGGTCCGTCATCGGCACAGACAGAGTCTTCCCTGAGAGATGAGCCGCCCACTCAGAGGCAG GGGGTGCCGAGTCATGCGGCAGAGTCTTCCTTGCCTGAGCCCACGATAGATGAGCCACCCACTCAGGGCCAG ATGGAGAGCCTGGGACCAGATGGCAAACCTGGTTATGACCACGTCGTCAGGTTAGCCAACAGTCTGGTGGATCTCAGAAATAAGGGGTTCATAACACAGCAGAAGGTGGATGAGATTGTTACTCTCTGGGATAAACTGTCAGAGGATGACAAGGGAGCTCTCATCTACCCAGCTCGCCACCGTGAGAGGCTGGTGAAGGGGCGCTTCAAAGTCAGTCACTCTAAGACAAATGTGACCCCCGGAGCTGACAGTTTGAAGCG CTGCTTCCTTGAATGCAGTGGACCTGCTCAGTGGCCCAATGCCAGCCATCTTGTGGAGGCTGTCTGTCTGGCTCTATGCCGAATTTACCCTGCTGGTCAGACAGTGGCCGGTGTCAGGGTGAGCAGGAGGGCTGCCATTCTGCGTGACTACAGAATTATAAGGGATGTAGTCCTGGACAGCCCCAGACTCATGGCTGAAACAAAGTTGCAGCTGTTTGAGTTAAATCAACAGACTCTTTCACAATGGAG GCACAATGCACAGACAAAAAAGCAGGAGAGCGAAGTCTTGCAGCAGGGCATTCAGACCTTTGCCAGTCCCTTGGTGGCCTCTGAACCTCTCCCACCTGTGCTGTTTAAGCATGTTGAACCGGTCCGGCATGGGCACCCAGCCTACGAGTTCAACATTCCTGCAGATGCATCGGGACAGGCAGTGCAGCGTGTTCGAGGCCAACCCTCTTCAGTGGGCGCAGCGGCTGTTGCCATGCCTGCTGCAGCACAGGTCCAAGGCCAGCCTCCTCCAGTCCAGGTGGGCTTTGCAGTCCCTGACCCAGCCCACTTACGTCAAGCTACAGACACTGCAGCTATTGCTGTACCTGCTGCTACACCCCCTGGTCCAAAGGTGCAGATAACCACAGCTTGGCGGCGGAGGAAGACGGCAGAGGCAGCTGCAGCACAAGGTGCGACAAAGAAAAAGAGGCAACAGACAGAATACGTTTGTCAAAAGTGTGGCCAATCAAAGACTAAAGAGTTTGGCCACAGTCAGTTTCGAGGGgttcatttttgtgcaaaagccTCAGGAAAAACTGTTGAGCAGTGGACTGAGGAGATGAGAAGGGGACAACACTGA